The Geothermobacter hydrogeniphilus genome segment GGGGCATGAAAGGGGATCTTTTACCGACGCCAAGACCCAGAAGAAGGGACTCTTCGAAATCGCTGACGGCGGTACCCTCTTTCTTGACGAGATCGGCGACATGGAGATGGGCATGCAGGCCAAGCTGCTGCGCGTCCTTGAAGAACGCAAGTTTCGGCGGGTCGGCGGAACCCGTGATATTACGGTCGATGTCCGCATCATCTCGGCGACCAACAAGGATCTCCTCAAGTCGATTGAGGAGAAAACCTTTCGCAATGATCTCTACTATCGCGTCCAGGTTATTCCGATCTATCTGCCGCCACTGCGGGAGAGGCGCGAGGATATCATGCCGCTGGTGCAGCATTTTATTGACCATTTCAATCGTGAATTCGGCAAGTCGGTGCGGGGGATTTCCAAGATGGCGGAACGATTCCTCAGCGAGTATTCCTGGCCGGGAAATACCCGCGAGCTGAAAAACGTCATCGAGCGGGCAATTATCCTTGAAAGTGAGGAGACCCTGCTGCTTGAACATCTTCCCCAGGAGATTGTCGCCCGTACCGGGACCGCCTCCAGCGGTCCGATAAGTTTCAATCTGCCCCCTGAAGGAATCGACATTGAAGATGTCGAACGTGAACTGATCCGCCAGGCTCTGGAAATATCCGAGGGCAATCAGTCCAAGGCGGCCAAAAAGCTGAACCTCGGCATCGATGCTTTTCGTTACCGGATGAAGAAGTTCGGTTTTCTCTGACCTGCTTCAGGTCTGATTTTTCTGTCGATAAAATCCGGAACGGGCCTGTTTTTCAGGCCCGTTTTTTTGTCGCTGCCCACGCATTTGCACGGTCGTAACGGTGCGTTTGCGCCCTTGGTATCAAGTTTGCAAAATCCC includes the following:
- a CDS encoding sigma-54-dependent transcriptional regulator, giving the protein MSKHKILVVDDEQLIRWSLEQNLSKQGYEVVTAASGEDALKMVQQEAPDLILLDIQLPGMNGIEVLEKVKELEDDIIVIMVTALGVLETAVKAMRLGAFDYINKPFNLEELAIVIKKAFETGELKREVAHLRSEQTGKYGLDKIIGTSRHMDNVKAMIRKIAQSDASTVLIQGESGTGKELVAKAIHYESARADKPFLAINCAAVPEALLESELMGHERGSFTDAKTQKKGLFEIADGGTLFLDEIGDMEMGMQAKLLRVLEERKFRRVGGTRDITVDVRIISATNKDLLKSIEEKTFRNDLYYRVQVIPIYLPPLRERREDIMPLVQHFIDHFNREFGKSVRGISKMAERFLSEYSWPGNTRELKNVIERAIILESEETLLLEHLPQEIVARTGTASSGPISFNLPPEGIDIEDVERELIRQALEISEGNQSKAAKKLNLGIDAFRYRMKKFGFL